ATATAAGcctctttatattttttattagataACTATTTAAAGTACTAAGATAAACATAGTACcaaatttaatcaattaaagaTATGCACTATCAAAAGAGATATACGCATATTCTTGAAAGATATGTAGAATCTAAGTAGATATCCTACCCTCAAACTCAaatcttgattttgaaatcaatcaaaatgtgtttggtgaagTTTGTGGGTGAGATATCCATCCGATGCCCGACAAGGCCGCCCGGCTGGGGAGGGTTAGCCTCACCAGGCGACCCTTGTCGGGCTATGcccgggcgagggctcccctcgccggtGCTCCTCCTCGTCCTGGGTCGGGCCGTGCTCGTGGCGGGCAAGGCCGCCCGGCCGTGGCTAGTGGCCGGCCGTCGCTTGTGGCTGGTGGCTAGTCATCGCTTGTGGCTGGCCACCGGAAAAGGctaaggaaaaagccaaaaagaaagaaaaatagaaaaaaattcaaaaatatattaaaatattattaaaaattatctatgtcaaAGCACTAGCCCCGGTATCCTACGTGGCACCGTCGgcatccacatcagcattttccggccaaaattggctggatgaaccgaatcggcaagaagtgaaaagatttaagattcaattggcaaagttaaaatgtttataattgaattagtaaaaatgcaatgagtttagaacttttggacaattttcccatttatAGTTCATAGCAGCTCCACATTCTATGTACTAGCAGAAAGCCCATGGTTCTCGAATTGAAAGTGAAATAAGATCCTCGACAAATCATGTCAAAACgaacaaagaaaattttctaatcCATATCAGCGGTCCTCGTCGTCGCTCAGCCCGCATTGGGTTCTATCCACAAAGGTGTGGAATCGGGACGGTGCGGCATGGCGTCGAACAGGAGCGGGTCAATTCGGCCGTCAGCCATGTGATAGATGCCCATGTCTTTACCTCCGGTGCCATTGTATGTACAATCGTCCGTGAAGTATATGCAGTTGGGCTCGATGCCGCCATGTCGATCGATGACCTCCATGGAGAAAGACGAGTTGAGACCCAGAAACAGAGATCTATCGCCCAAGCTGTTGATCTTGGTCCAAGTGCTTGCTTCCAGGTCGAGCAAGAAGGCTTGAAAACCGGAGGTCACGAACCCTTGTCGCCATTCCTGGGATAGCACCAGCAGCGATCCCCAGCACTCCACGAGATAATGCTTTTTCAAGTGCTCCAATTTGACCAACCCGGGCGGCCTCCACGCCACGACTCGGCCGTCTGTGGCGGGATTCGGTCCGTCTAGTTTCACGGGGAACGCTCTGATCGTTCCCGTCGCGTCCACGGCTAGGAATCTGCCTTTATGGTAAATTAGGTCCATGTAGATCCTGTGGGGGCTCACCATGGTCCACGCACGGTCTTGGTAGTTCCACAGCGCCAGCCGCCGGTCGATATCGCCGAGAACCATGATGTCGGACTCGGCGGATGAAAGGGGGCACGCCGAAAGCGCAAACTTACCGATGTCCACGTTAATATAGCCATCCGGCTTCAAGGCCGAAAGTTTGACACGGGCGCGCCCGCGGGATAGAGGATTGAACAGCCGGACGTTCCCATTACCCCCGATCGTCATAATCCAACCCCGCGAAGACAAGCACCTCTTGCGCCGCACTTCCCGCAAGGGGAACTCGTAGAAGCTCTGCCGCCGCAGGCTGAAGAAGCCGGGTGAGTTGGGACGTGTCGGGTTCGCAATCATCAGCCACGGGAGGCTGATCCTTCGCTGGAAACCTCCTTGGAGTCGGACGACGACGTTGCGCCAATGAGAACATGTTTCGCTGAAATCGATGAGGTCGTCGAGGGGGAGTCTGTACGCGATGAGCTCGATCAGAGGCGAGGGGAGATCGGACCAGTCACCCGCCGTGCCATGGAAGCAGGGCTTTTTCCGATCGGTCCTTTCCATACTTATGACATACGGTCACGAGCAGTGCGAATACATAGCCTAGGTCGGTAGACGATATGCGAACCGGATCGCTTGGCTGGATTAGGAACCGTATAAGGAAACAATACATGAATCAGATCTCTAGGAGGACTAGGAAACGCCAGATGTCGCGAGCCCAAGCACAAGTAGGAAAACCAAAAGCCTCCGTTgcagttattattattattattattatttgaagtctctttttatttatcttaGTCAGAATAGTTAAGGCAGATTTATCCGTACAGTATTTTGAACTAAATGAAATAAGTGAGCGTATAAATTATTCGCATTCAATTTTCAATAAGAATTTGCTAATAAGTGTTCGTATTATTTTTGTTCCCACCTGCTGCGGTTTGAGGTATATCTCTAGAATATTGAGAATATACCAAAGTTTTACTTTTAAAAACCATTTGCACCTCCACCGTTATCCTAAAGTCCGTATTTCCAAAAAGGATAGCATTATTTCCATCTTCCATATGATTAAATCTACCCGATTTTTCACCAAAGAGATAAAATCGCCCTTGATATGCAATTGTAATTTAAAGTGGTGGCCCTAAATTTATTaactttcctcctttttttcagtttttctatttaCATGTAGGATTTAGTTgccaaaattaagaatttacgtgttttatgattatttattgtttgcattatgtcttcttttttaatgttaGCTGTTATTTCCAAATTagttttctcaaaaagaaaattttcaagaacCTAATTCTTTTCTGCGTTATTGagcaaatttatggatttgttaAGTAGAATATAGAAAAATTTTAACACAACCACTTGTTTATAAACTTTGCTTTTGTTATGCTTGTTACCGTCAGACATTTTGTTATTGGTTGTCttttatacacacacacacatataatgGGATGATAGGATGAAACAAAGAAAACCCTCTttaaagaattttcaaaaatcacaattaaattgTGCAACATGAGATTGCATTATACTTGTgaaatctcatcattttggattgacaaataTTAATATTATCCATGATACTGCATTAAGCATAACTTTTGAGTGCATTCCTAAATACTCCTATAACGCCTTACCTGCTCcgtttaaaggaaaaaagacattGGATATATGATTtcttagaatttttctttccaacaaaAATTTTTGCCCACagaagtaaaatctaaaaagaaaaaagaaaatatactgCCTTTAATATACATGCAATACCACTAAATCTTAAATAGAAATGTATAGCGTGCTtaattatgacaaatatatcttaaatagaaatagaaatagtaCAGAAAGAAGGAGTGACCTTAAATTACAATAGAATGATTGAtagcaattttatctttttagtgaaaatatGGTGGTCATACTCATACATAAAGTGAAAATAGCGCCACCCTAACAAAagtaccattttctttttgaaaaggcatgCCTTGTCTCTGAATTATCACATCCATCCGGACATCCAAAACTATAACTAAAACCAAACCATCAAAACTCTGAACAAGATGTTAGAACAAAGTTGCAAGGAGGGACAATTCGGTCTTTTCAATACGGGTTTTGCTTGGAGGTATGTGAATGGAATATGCACGAGTGAAGATACAATAGTAGATTTTGGCTAATAGtgagattttttaatatatacacTTCCTCAATTAAcatcaaaaaattaatgtaaCTAATTCTTTGGTTTGTTGTGGGTCGGGAAGGATTTATTGTTGGGCTTGTATTGGGCAATGGCTCTCCCATCTTTCTGGTTTTAGGCAATAATTTTATATTCtcacgggaaaaaaaaaaaaaaactaaaatttttggCATGTATGCCAAAGGTCATTGGATGTGAGACAAAGCATGAGAATTTAACTATAGTTTGAGGAAAGTTAAAAAGAGTCATCCCATTTCTTTTAATCCACGGAGAAATTTACATCCCTccttatttttaaaagattgatataacaaaaagttctaaactggCACAATCATACCACATTTGCTTTATAAAAACCTCCAAACCGTACACGCATGCCACATTTAtctgaaattaatttttatgtcattaaaaaactccaaactgatacatttatgcTGCTCTCTGCCACGTTATCTCAAATTGTGgtaaatttgagttttttttttttttgagtaaacATGGGATAAGTGTACAAATTAGGGTACATGTGGCATGGATGtgccaatttggaattttgcgGTAAATGTGATGCAAATGTATCcgttttttgtattttatgatattaatccatttatgaatatataatttttttggtaaaattaataaatatctTTTGCATCCCACTTAAAACACCAAAATTGAAAAGACCCACCTACCAAAATTAAACGAGATATATTAACTCTTTTGCTTTTCACTATACTTTAATTTTTAACCGAATCAATTTACTTAATTTTACCATCATAAGTCGCCTTTGAAACGGATTATAGGTATTTCGACATActttcttttcatcattttttaagactaaattaaaccagtcaaaaaaagtttagatatGATAAGTCAACAattaaaacttatcaagaactcatatttgaaaaaaaaaaacaattctgTTTAATGATTTCATGACTACATAGAATTAAGTTATGTCTATCCATAAAGTAAAATCGCCATATGAAATATTCATGTATCATTGACAtcctaataataaaaatagaatttacGAAGAACTACTGATAAGTGGATGCACATATTCAAAAATACAAACATAACGTGCTCGGAGTTTTCTAAGTttacttgatatatattttggctgtaaatttaatataaatgcaaatcACTTAGTCCAACCAGTGCTATGGTTTCTTCTAATATTGTTTACCAAACGAACCACATCAATATGTAGTGTTTGCAATTGTATTATCATTGTGAGAATTTGTAAAATCACTATCAACTATTATAAAAACTTAAACGAcgtgattttatatttaaatattccaacaCTTCCCTTCACACATAAGCTAGACTTAAGTTTAAAGGGTGGAAATATGCAAATTGGAGTTAAGGAGAGGATGTTAGCAATATTatgatatttatttgattttacaTATCTTTCAAAATTATGCATATACTTTTGATCGTGCATATTGATTAGATATGGTATTATGTTTATCTTTGTTATCTTAAATAATTATCCAATAAAGCCCATAAATAGGCTCATAtagtatttattaatttaaattgaaatatatacAAATTCCCAAATCTTTATCTTTACCTTTATTATTCTCAACTCGGTACAAACAGGCATTGCTAAGTTAAAATTCGCAAGCCAGTTGCATGGGCCCCTTGTTGTTTCCTCTTCGATTCTCAACCTTTTGCTTGTCATTCAGAGAATTCAACACCACCTACCATCCTTAGATTAGCTATTTCCAACATATGCCAGCTCCGACTATATGACTTGATTTCAAACTCAAGCTAACTTAATCACTACGAGTTTGAAGGAGAATGTTAGAAATATTTAGATACATTTTGGAGATATTATTTCCTctattattttatatctattatgatattttatttgattttattaaaagtCATTTACTAAAGATAGGCTCTCCATGTACTCTTTTCTATAAATCAAATTTAGAAGACACTGAAGAGAGGTTCCGATCTCTCCCTTAGCTGGCAAACCTCCCAGACTCTGGCTCCAAGCAATCGCACACCCCCTTAGTGGCGGATGACTGGTTGACTTTTCCCCTCAAAACTGCTTGAAGATACTGCACATATACTACCCGTCGAGGACGTGATAAATTTCGGTGGGACGGGTACCCGTCGGCACACCCTCGCGGTCCGGCCGCGAGGGAGTCCCGAACGGACTAATGCCCACCCCGGCCGATGATGGCAGACAAGAAGCATCATCCCGAACCGGGGGGACTTCATATGAAGGCGAATTAGTGCTTGTCTTTGTGAGAATGGATCGCAGCCATCGGATGCAACAGTCCGATCATCTACTAGCACGCCGATCTCCTGGACTGGAACGAAGGGCAAAGCTCCCTAATCATCGCCGGGCGTTCGAAATTGATGGACTGAAAAGGAGGGACGATGGGGCCTCTCCCTCTCGAACCAATTCGAACTTCTCACGCCATCGTCCAGGCTTCGCAAGCTCCGGCCCGGGCCCATTTCCAAGTTATGAGAACAAGGTGGGGAGGACAGTGGACACCACGAAGATGACGTCAAACCCACGCGATCGAAAGGGGGGTGCTAGTGCAGCGAGCGCATCGACCGACGATGTCGTAACCTGGGGTCACCCGAAGTTTCGGCGAAACGACGTGTTTTTTGAAGGGTTGCGATGCGATGAGCATGGACCGACGACGGAGACCCACGTCCCCCTCAAAAGTTTACGTGCCGTCCCCCCGAAATTTGTACGGTCCGAGTTTTAGCGGAGAAAGGAAAatggataaaaggaaaaaggggaaatgaaatgggaaaaaaagggggaggtggtGATGGAGACATTGGGGTAGGAGTGGCCATGTGCAGCAATGCGGCGGTTACTTGAACTCGATTTGACAGCTTCGCGTCCCCATTGCTAACGGTCTTCCGTCTCCAGATTCCGTCGCTATTATAATTTGCACCGCCGCCccccaactctttttttttttcttttttttaaatttcactatgaatttgaaaaaatgatagaatgataaaaaaatatttattcaatgtgatacTGAGAATTTTAGTACGTATTTAGTTTAGACCTAAATTATCCTGaaacttgaattaatataaaaatactaTAGGGACTGAATTGaatgcatataaaaaaaatctagagaATGATAtttaatgaattaaaaattaatgaatcgTGTTATGCTGTAttggataaattaaaaatttaagaattatattgcacattaaataaaatattaagaaTTATTCATATCATTATCCTTCGCTCAATGCAAGGAGAGGGGTCTCCCGTTTCGATGGACCTCACCTCAGCTTAAACTAAATGGAGAAAATTTATAGTCTTATAAATTGACCCTTGAATTTATTGCTCCGCACACCTAAAAACAGCAACTGCATGTTGTCCTATGGGGACGACGCTTCTCCTGGCGGACAATGATGAACATTTTCCGTGGATGCGTTTTGATGACGATCGCTGTTCACGAGATTTGTCTTGCTTTCCGGACGGCTTCACACCGGTTGGTTTAATTCGCCCGATCGACAAAGCCACGAAAGGATGGCGACCCCATCCTCCCTCGCGTTCATTTATGATTGCGACTCACGCCCTTCTTAATCTGCGTCTCATTACATCCATAGACTCCTCAAAGTCCTACTCACATTGCAATCACACTCTCGCTCAGAgtttatttgattttcaatagcttttcaagaaaaatagacCACATCTCCCGTCATCCATCCCATTGTAATAAGTTTGAGAGGAATATAATTCTAGAATGTGTATCTTGTTgttctgatgaatttttggataatatattttgtttgattttgcaCAACTTTTTAATAGAAACCTTaacgaaaaatatgaaaacGGTTAACATTAAAGAGGATACTATCAGAGTCATGCACTACTTGCTCTCTTTGTGTGAATCCAAGTTAACATCCCTCCCAATTGATCTGTCTAAGGGATAGTGGCATGATTATTAAAATCACACGTTTCTCGATTCGTATCATCCATTCCATCCAATCCGACATCTTAGTGGCATGTAACTATCATGTAAATTGATAATTTcctaaattgcaattgaatttaTCTGTTCACTAACCAATCTACAATCTCTTATACTTATCCATTGCTTCAATCCATCCCAAAATTTTATACACACTCGTCTCTCGATTCGTCATGCAGCGATGGAACAGAGGATGGAATCGCTATTCCAATGTATTTCTTTACTTTGTTCGATCGAAATTATACCGTCCCGACTCACGTCAACGCCGTAAACCATGGAGACGCCCGCACCGGAACCTTCCCCACCCCAGCTAAATCCCACTGCCGTCACAACGCCGTTAAACGTGCCTCCCTCCCACCTCTTCAAGCCGCGTACGAGCGGGCCCCACTCAGGAGGGAGGTCGGGTCGGAGGTGCCGCTGGTCCCAGCCACCGCAAGTCCCGCGACCAGCGAAGAACGCACGGACAAGTCGCGTTCGAGAAAACAGCAATAATTGGAATTTTAAGGTCTCACGTAATAATATAATCCGCCCACCTCGTTTAGCTGTCTCGGCCGCGAATTAGCAAGATCCAAAAAGCAATGTCGTTTTCTGctcaatataaaaaaagatattCGTCCAGGCTCCTTTTTACAGAGATACCGGAGCGTCACATCCGAGTAGAAAGTAgaggaagataagaaaaagcaaaaagatgtTCACGTAAACACAGCTGGGATTTTTAGGGAGGTTGATGGGGAGATCATATGATTGGCAGAGTTCCTAATCCCTTTTGCATTAATCTCGCTGTTCCTAATCCCTTTCTCATTAATCTCGCTTCCTCCTGTTTTCTTCAAATGGTCGTGGGGCCCCCCCTTCGCCtacattttttttggttttttgggcACTCCCGGGAGTAGTAGATGACAGCCTAATCACCAGCCTGGAAAAGGTTGTAGCAGTCGCTCTGCTCGCTCATGAAGAAAAAGCATCCTTCTTTAATggcgttctctctctctgctctctctctctctcctcctctcgcGGCGGCATGGCGTTCCCGTCATGTAATGCGGAGTGAGCTCTTCTGGGTCTAGCCTTTCCGGTTCTGGGGAGGACTCCACTCGACTCTAGCAGCATTCTTGCTCTGCAAAACGGTAAGTGCCCTGCGAAAAGCTCGTTCTTTTCTGTTGTTTCGCGTGCGTGTGTGCTCTCGTCTTCGGAACGAAGCTTAGAGAGTTGCATTTGTCCGGCAGCTTGGTCGACTTTGAGCAACTGGGTAAGCGAGGATTGGGATTTCCAAGATTCGGGAGCTTTCAAGAGCTTGATCATTCTGCTTTGTAAGTTGGGGGGTTTCCAGATCTCATCGAACCGGAACTTGACCTCTTTAGTGATCGGTGGTTTGTGATTTGAGTGAGGGAGGAGTCGGGACAGTCATTGTTTCCTGAAAGTGGCGGGATTCGGGTTGCTATTAATGTTCATGGGGAAGATGAAGCTGGAGAAGTCGGTGACCCTGCTTCTTGTGGTGGTTCTGTTTGAGATTTTATGTATGAAATGTCAAACGGCATTTGTGCCCACTGATAATTACTTGATATCCTGTGGTTCTCCGCAAAACATTACATTCCAGGGTCGAACATTCGTCCCCGATTCAGGGCAATCTTCCCGTGTGTTGAGAACGGGGAATTCCATTGTCGCTAGCTCCAATGCTAGCATTCCGTCTCCTGTCTATCAGTACGCTCGTGTTTTCTCCAGCATAGCCTCTTACAAATTCAATATCAAGCAACAGGGGCGCCATTGGGTCCGCCTCTACTTTTACCCCCTTCCAAATTCCAGCCATGACTTGACAGCTTCCCCTATAACCGTGGTGACTGATGAATTTGTACTCCTCAACAACTTTACTTTCAAGAACTATAATGGTTCCTACATGTGGAAAGAGTATGCAATCAACGTGACTTCAGATACGTTGAGTCTCACTTTCATCCCCTCGAACAACTCGGTCTCTTTCGTGAATGCGATTGAAGTCGTCTCAATTCCAGATATATTGCTGTCTGGTCCAGCTCTTAATGTAAATCCATCCTCCCCCTTCAATGGCCTCTCAGAACTTGCATTTGAAACTATTTACCGTTTGAATATGGGGGGTCCGCTGCTCACTGCTCAAAATGATACCCTTGGAAGAACTTGGGAGAATGATGTGAAATATCTCCATGTCAACAGCTCTGCCGCAAATGTCTCTGTCAACCCTTCATCGATTAAGTATCATGATGCCGTCACGAATGAGATAGCGCCTAATATGGTATACGCGACAGCAGAAAACATGGGAGATGCAAATGTTCCAAATGTGAACTTCAACATAACTTGGGTCTTCAGTGTTGATCCTGACTACAAGTATTTCGTGCGGGTGCATTTCTGTGATATAGTCAGCAAGGCCCTAAATTCTCTTGTGTTTAACCTCTACATAAACTCCGACAATGCTCTGGGAAGCTTCGATATTTCAACCTATACTGGTGCCTTGAATATGCCGTGCTACAGGGATTTCATCTCTAACTCTTCTGACGGATCAAGAACTTTTACTGTTAGCGTAGGTCCAGACATTATGGCCGATGACGTTAACGCCATAATGAATGGGCTGGAGATCATGAAAATCAGCAACGATGCAAAAAGCTTAAATGGATCCTCTCATGTTCAGAGCCTCCTTCCAGAGTCGTCTTCAAAGAAGAGCAGGATAGCAATTATAGTTGGCTGTATTGTTGGAGGCCTGGTTGCCGTGGCATTTGCTGTTTTCTGTTACTGTTACTTGGCAGCTCGGAGGTCGAAAACAGCTCACCAGCCACATCCGTGGTTACCACTGCCGTTATATGGAAATTCCCAGACCATGACAAAGATGTCCACAACCTCTCAAAAAAGTGGAACTGCTAGCTGCATTTCTTTGGCTTCCTCCAACCTAGGACGGTTCTTCACATTCCAAGAAATCCTAGATGCGACCAACAAGTTTGATGAGAACCTGCTTCTTGGTGTTGGTGGCTTTGGCAGGGTGTATAAGGGAACGCTTGAGGATGGAACTAGAGTTGCAGTCAAGAGAGGTAACCCTAGATCTGAGCAAGGGCTTGCTGAATTTCGGACTGAGATTGAAATGTTATCTAAGCTCCGCCACCGCCATCTGGTTTCTCTTATTGGCTATTGTGATGAGCGCTCAGAAATGATTCTCGTGTATGAATATATGGCAAATGGGCCACTCAGGAGCCATCTGTATGGAACAGATCTACCTCCTCTTCCATGGAAGCAGCGCCTAGAGATCTGCATTGGGGCTGCAAGGGGATTGCATTATCTCCACACGGGTGCAGCTCAAAGCATTATTCACAGAGATGTCAAGACCACAAACATTCTATTGGATGAGAATTTCGTTGCCAAGGTTGCTGACTTCGGCCTCTCGAAGACAGGGCCcgctctggatcagactcatgTTAGCACTGCGGTTAAGGGCAGTTTTGGTTACCTAGACCCCGAGTACTTCAGAAGGCAGCAGCTAACTGAGAAATCTGATGTGTATTCCTTTGGAGTTGTTTTAATGGAAGTTCTCTGCACTAGACCTGCTTTGAACCCTGTACTTCCAAGGGAGCAAGTGAATATTGCAGAGTGGGCGATGAGCTGGCAAAAGAAGGGTATGTTGGATCAAATCATGGACCCGAATCTTGTGGGGAAGGTTAACCCAGCATCTCTCAAGAAGTTTGGAGAGACTGCTGAGAACTGCCTGGCTGAGCATGGAGTGGATAGGCCGTCAATGGGGGATGTGCTGTGGAATCTCGAATATGCCCTCCAGCTTGAGGAAACATCCTC
The window above is part of the Eucalyptus grandis isolate ANBG69807.140 chromosome 6, ASM1654582v1, whole genome shotgun sequence genome. Proteins encoded here:
- the LOC104452079 gene encoding putative F-box protein At5g55150, producing the protein MERTDRKKPCFHGTAGDWSDLPSPLIELIAYRLPLDDLIDFSETCSHWRNVVVRLQGGFQRRISLPWLMIANPTRPNSPGFFSLRRQSFYEFPLREVRRKRCLSSRGWIMTIGGNGNVRLFNPLSRGRARVKLSALKPDGYINVDIGKFALSACPLSSAESDIMVLGDIDRRLALWNYQDRAWTMVSPHRIYMDLIYHKGRFLAVDATGTIRAFPVKLDGPNPATDGRVVAWRPPGLVKLEHLKKHYLVECWGSLLVLSQEWRQGFVTSGFQAFLLDLEASTWTKINSLGDRSLFLGLNSSFSMEVIDRHGGIEPNCIYFTDDCTYNGTGGKDMGIYHMADGRIDPLLFDAMPHRPDSTPLWIEPNAG
- the LOC104450154 gene encoding receptor-like protein kinase THESEUS 1 is translated as MFMGKMKLEKSVTLLLVVVLFEILCMKCQTAFVPTDNYLISCGSPQNITFQGRTFVPDSGQSSRVLRTGNSIVASSNASIPSPVYQYARVFSSIASYKFNIKQQGRHWVRLYFYPLPNSSHDLTASPITVVTDEFVLLNNFTFKNYNGSYMWKEYAINVTSDTLSLTFIPSNNSVSFVNAIEVVSIPDILLSGPALNVNPSSPFNGLSELAFETIYRLNMGGPLLTAQNDTLGRTWENDVKYLHVNSSAANVSVNPSSIKYHDAVTNEIAPNMVYATAENMGDANVPNVNFNITWVFSVDPDYKYFVRVHFCDIVSKALNSLVFNLYINSDNALGSFDISTYTGALNMPCYRDFISNSSDGSRTFTVSVGPDIMADDVNAIMNGLEIMKISNDAKSLNGSSHVQSLLPESSSKKSRIAIIVGCIVGGLVAVAFAVFCYCYLAARRSKTAHQPHPWLPLPLYGNSQTMTKMSTTSQKSGTASCISLASSNLGRFFTFQEILDATNKFDENLLLGVGGFGRVYKGTLEDGTRVAVKRGNPRSEQGLAEFRTEIEMLSKLRHRHLVSLIGYCDERSEMILVYEYMANGPLRSHLYGTDLPPLPWKQRLEICIGAARGLHYLHTGAAQSIIHRDVKTTNILLDENFVAKVADFGLSKTGPALDQTHVSTAVKGSFGYLDPEYFRRQQLTEKSDVYSFGVVLMEVLCTRPALNPVLPREQVNIAEWAMSWQKKGMLDQIMDPNLVGKVNPASLKKFGETAENCLAEHGVDRPSMGDVLWNLEYALQLEETSSALMEPEDNSTNHIPGIQLTPLEPFDNSTSMIDGGTDDDPEDAATSAVFSQLVNPRGR